From Phalacrocorax carbo chromosome 6, bPhaCar2.1, whole genome shotgun sequence, a single genomic window includes:
- the TNFSF4 gene encoding tumor necrosis factor ligand superfamily member 4 — MEGQPDVESRNQDRMDHEREPTEDEWKSWQRGQVRNTLHLVSAAAQWILLLACLIYLGIDSLQPSTCQSDKVPWIHIRYSGESTEGVAVNLTDEGGSIQIRNGSIMITCDGLYLVSLKGRIIFLDLKEEDSLKLTLQKTENKTSQAFWEQTVQNSGDAVNLTTVIYLFAQENITLWTSSNATISDLSLSLILLSPFIYSL; from the exons ATGGAAGGACAGCCAGATGTAGAGTCAAGAAATCAAGACCGGATGGATCACGAAAGAGAACCTACAGAGGATGAGTGGAAGAGCTGGCAAAGAGGACAGGTTAGGAACACGCTGCACCTCGTGTCTGCAGCTGCTCAGTGGATATTACTGCTTGCCTGCTTGATTTACCTTGGTATAGATTCTCTGCAACCCTCAACG tgtcagaGCGACAAAGTGCCGTGGATCCATATCCGCTACTCAG GTGAAAGTACCGAAGGAGTAGCCGTGAATCTCACTGATGAAGGAGGCTCTATTCAGATCAGAAATGGTTCCATCATGATCACCTGTGATGGCCTCTACCTGGTGTCCTTGAAGGGTCGTATCATTTTCCTTGACCTGAAGGAGGAGGACTCGCTGAAGCTGAcactgcagaagacagaaaacaagacGAGCCAGGCCTTCTGGGAGCAAACTGTCCAGAACAGCGGTGATGCAGTAAATCTCACCACAGTGATCTACTTGTTTGCTCAAGAAAACATCACCCTGTGGACCAGCTCCAATGCCACCATCTCAGATTTGTCACTTAGCCTTATATTACTAAGTCCCTTCATTTACTCGCTGTAG